In one window of Camelina sativa cultivar DH55 chromosome 15, Cs, whole genome shotgun sequence DNA:
- the LOC104746471 gene encoding uncharacterized protein LOC104746471: MENSALSNCVRRTVFSNQQRTIQEGLEESSWTMYFETQDGLGHNDDSSMMSDAASPMGSVEEDTASSPSNRTKGYSEIEDNTIKVKTAMNNTNTEEKGLSKNGIIYEEYCAELKKRGLCLVPLSMLSNYIG, from the exons ATGGAAAACTCAGCACTAAGCAACTGCGTGAGGCGAACAGTATTCTCTAATCAACAGAGAACAATACAAGAGGGTCTAGAAGAGAGTAGTTGGACAATGTACTTTGAAACCCAAGATGGATTAGGCCATAACGATGATTCTTCGATGATGTCAGATGCTGCGTCTCCTATGGGATCTGTCGAAGAAGACACGGCTTCATCTCCTTCTAACAGAACCAAG GGTTACAGTGAAATAGAAGACAATACGATAAAAGTAAAAACCGCGATGAACAATACTAATACTGAG GAGAAAGGACTGAGTAAAAATGGGATAATATATGAAGAATATTGCGCAGAATTGAAGAAGAGAGGACTTTGTTTAGTCCCTTTGTCGATGTTGTCTAACTATattggttga